One window of the Leptotrichia massiliensis genome contains the following:
- the efeO gene encoding iron uptake system protein EfeO, which translates to MKKMGILLIIGALVVVSCGKDAGAKETGKTGTTAGQTAEQGKADLSKETAEYKKYVEGQIDMLLKDTENFAKLLKEGKLDEAKKVYPLIRMAYERSEPIAESFGESDIKIDYRLVDFKEEFKNEEGWKGFHRIEKILWEQNTTKGTEKYADDLVNDIKELKAKIATIEVTPDLMVTGAIDLLNEVSTQKITGEEEVFSHTDLYDFRANIEGAQKIFELFRPKLEQKDAKLVTTLDTEFKAVNALLDKYMTDDKHYKLYTELKPEDTKALAEAVTKLGEPLSQMGIVIDATPKK; encoded by the coding sequence ATGAAAAAAATGGGAATTTTACTAATCATTGGAGCATTAGTGGTGGTAAGCTGCGGGAAAGACGCTGGAGCAAAGGAAACTGGGAAAACTGGAACGACAGCAGGGCAAACTGCTGAACAAGGAAAAGCTGATTTGAGCAAAGAAACTGCTGAATATAAGAAATATGTTGAAGGTCAGATTGACATGCTTTTAAAGGATACAGAAAACTTTGCAAAATTATTGAAGGAAGGGAAATTGGATGAAGCTAAAAAAGTTTATCCATTAATCCGTATGGCTTATGAAAGATCTGAACCTATTGCTGAAAGTTTTGGAGAATCTGATATTAAGATAGATTATCGTCTTGTAGACTTTAAGGAAGAATTTAAAAATGAAGAAGGATGGAAAGGTTTTCATAGAATTGAAAAAATATTATGGGAGCAAAACACTACAAAAGGAACTGAAAAATACGCAGACGATCTTGTAAACGACATTAAGGAGCTAAAGGCAAAAATTGCCACAATTGAAGTAACGCCTGATTTAATGGTTACAGGAGCGATTGACTTGTTAAATGAAGTTTCGACTCAAAAAATTACTGGAGAAGAAGAAGTGTTCTCGCACACTGATTTATACGACTTTAGAGCAAACATCGAAGGAGCTCAGAAAATTTTTGAATTATTCAGACCTAAATTAGAACAAAAAGATGCTAAGCTCGTAACAACTTTAGATACTGAATTTAAAGCTGTAAATGCTCTTCTTGATAAATATATGACTGATGATAAGCATTACAAATTATATACAGAATTGAAGCCTGAGGATACAAAAGCACTAGCAGAAGCAGTTACAAAACTGGGAGAACCTTTATCACAAATGGGAATTGTAATAGATGCAACTCCTAAGAAATAA